AAAAACAAGAATGGGGTCTTGGCTATGAAGATAGATTTGGAAAAAGCTTATGACAATATTAGTTGGGATTTTCTACGCCGCACTTTGGTTCAGTTTGGATTCCCCTCTAGTATTGTTCAGCTTATTATGTGGTGCGTCACCAATTCTAAGCTTAGCATCCTTTGGAATGGAACGCGCCTTGAGCGATTTGCTCCATCTAGAGGACTTCGCCAAGGGGACCCAATGTCTCCTTATCTGTTCCTTCTATGTATGGAGATCTTGTCACTTCATATTCATGAACTTGTGCAGCAAGGAGTTTGGAAACCTATTCACCTTGCACGTAATAGCTCGGGTTTATCTCATCTTCTTTTTGCAGATGATATAGTGCTTTTAGGTCATGCCTCGACCGCTCAGGTTCAAGTAATCTCCAAGGCGCTCCAAGATTTTGCTTTAGCTTCTGGTTTGCGAGTTAATAGGGATAAGTCTAAGATGTTTTGTTCCCCAAAGGTCTCTCATGTTAGGCGCCAAGCTTTTACCTCTATCACTTCCATAGGGGGAACTTCTGACTTGGGGAAGTTTTTGGGGGTGAAGCTGTCTCAGGACCGTAGCAGTCGACGTCATTTTAGCTATGTTCTTGAACGGATTGAGCGACGTCTCTCCTCTTGGAAAATGAAGATGCTAAATAGAGCGGGCAAAGTCTGTCTAGTGAAGTCAATGTTAAGCTCCCTACCTATATATGATATGCAAGTGGTCTGGCTTCCAACGGATACTTGTAACCGAATTGATCAGATAAGCAGGAAATTTATTTGGAGCTCTAACCCATCTCGGAAAGGCCGGCACCTTGTGAACTGGCGAGAGGTTACTAACGTTAAGAACAAAGGGGGGTTGGGAGCGCGTGAGACGCGTAAAGGGAATGTTGCCCTCCTTGGCAAGCTGGTGTGGAAAATGGTTAATGAACCTGCATGTCTCTGGGTGCAGCAGTTCCAGAATATATATTTGAAGGGGACCAACTTTTTTGACTATGAAATTAAAGGCTCTACTTCCATTGCATGGAGGAGTATCATAAGAGCCAGAGATGCATTACGGGACGggttttcctttcttcttcaacAGGGAAACTCCTCTCTTTGGTATACGAATTGGTCAGGCTTGAGAGCACTTTGCAATCATGTTCCTTTTGTTCACATAAGCGATAGTACTTTGCGAGTGCAGGATATATGGGATAATGGTTGGCAGTGGGATAAACTTTGGTCAATCATTCCCAATGATATTCGTACTCACCTAAACTCCCTTCCAGGGCCAACGGGAGTGGAGTTTCAGGATACGTGGCGATGGAATCAGCGGCCTGATGGGTGTTATTCTGTGGCTTCGAGCTACTCCTGGTTACGGGATCAAAGTCATGAGGGTGTTGAGAACCTGATCTGGAGCAAGTTGTGGAAGCTACACATTCCTGAAAAGTACAAGTTCCTCTTGTGGCTTTGTCTCCATAACTCTCTTTCAGTAAATGAGCATCGATTCACTTGCAAGCTTACGGTGAGCCCAACTTGCACTCGGTGCTCCCAGGTGTCAGAGGATGGCCTTCATGGCCTCCGCGATTGCACACATTTGAAGGAACTTTGGCTCAGCACTGGTGGCACCCTTCCTCCCGGTTTCTTTGTTAGTAATCTGTGGCATTGGATCGAAGACATGCTGATTCACCCCGATGCAGAATTCTTGCTCCATGTTCTTTGGTGGGCGTGGCGGTGGAGAAATAATATGATTCTTGGTGATGAGGTGTGGACTTTGGAGTATGTCAAACGTCAGATTGTGAGTACCAGACCGAATCCTGATTGGTTGCGGGGTGGTATGCAGAACTCTCAGCAGTCCTCGCGTTTTGTTCCTCCTCCATCTGGTTGGGTCAGTCTGCATGTTGATGGCAGTTTCCATCGATCATCGTCTAGCATGAGCTGTGACGGGCTTATGAGAGACCATCATGGTGCTTGGGTGTTGGGGTTTATTAGCTTTGAAGGTATTGGAGAGGTCTTCCTCGCCGAGTTACTTGCTGTTATTAGAGGCTTGTCTCTAGTGTGGGAGCGAGGAATCAGGAAGCTCATTTGTGTCTCCGATTGTGAGGATGTGGTGAAGGCTTTAACTGGTTCAgggttttttaatttatattcttGTGCTGCATACTTAACAGAAGCCAGAAGCTTGCTCCACCGGGATTGGGAAGTGTCTATTCTTCATCACACTAGGGAGCGGAATAAACCCGCGGATGCGCTAGCCAAATTGGGGATGAACCTACGTTGGAACTTCACAACGTTAGAAAACCCACCTTCTGAGATTATTCCTTTAATGGGGTGTGGTTAGTTTTGTCTGTGTTTTGGTTTTTGTCTTTTCTGTCTTTTATTTCCCATGTACCAAAACAAAAACAGATACAATCAGAAGGAAATAACAAGAAAATTGCAAAAACAAAGAAACGAAACCGAACAGAAACGCGCACATggaaggacaaaaaaaaaaaacacaccgAAAGAACATCTACAATAATTGTTATGTCATCTACAAcagaaaaaacacaaaaatggtTATGTCATTACTTTTATTTACACAATTGAACAATAATTGTTTATTTTCCTGAATTGATAATTAGAGTCTATTTGGTGTATATCATTTATACAGaatatttttacaaatttaaattaaataattaataattagacattcatttaaaattttcatataattaatataataacaaTATCATTATTAGTATGAAAATTTTATGATTATAAATAGATAGTAAGCTTAcgtaataataaatttattcttcaaaaaaaattatttgttacTAAATTTAATGAATATAAATAGATTATTATTTGTGTCTAGTCattaaatttctctttttataaTAGTAGTAATAACTTGATTCTTATGTTATTCGACGAAAAAAGTTATATGGAtgtataattatattttatcaaTTCATCACATCAAAATTGAATAAAAGTTTGAAAGAAATGAATAGCAgttaacatttttatttttataatagtAATTAATGTACAAATTCCATATAAAATGTATTTATAGTCATTaaaatttttcttttcatatttgtAGTGattaataataatcataataataattcaaataattactaaaaaaatactaatgttattattaaatttcttataatcattttaaatatatctaatataaataatattaaataataattcaaATATGTTATTTTAAGAGATTAAATTTGTACATTGCACGACTACTTTCTAGTTTTTATGTAATCTATATGGAATTTTTAGGTTAAACTCTATATttgcaaaaacaaaacaaaaaacactaCCCGGAGATATATGCAAATTATAGACGCATGGACATCTCTTTCTCCCTCTCTCTTGCTTCTCTATCGCTTCCCTAACCCTCAACATTGATGACACTGCATGTCTCTATAAATAGATGTCTTAAGACCATGAGTTTGTCCATTCATTCACCCAAATAGTTCAGACAAGCTAAGCCCTTCCTTCACTTGATCATATGACATCCTTTGAGATGCAAGAAGGCCTCATAACATATGACATGGATGGAAGTGTTAAGTTGCTACCTGGATACACGTTTGATCCCACTGATGAGGTTCTTGTGAATTTCTACCTGAAGAGGAGGGTCTTTGCTCAACCTCTTCCTGTTCAAATAATACCAGATTTTGATGTGTTTCAGATTGAGCCTTGGGGGCTTCCTGGAAAAGGTtggtgcaatttttttttctaattctcTCTCCTTTCATTATTTCATGAACTCTTTAATCTTTTTTGTCCCTAGTGCTAACCCATAGAGCATTGGGTCTTGAAAGTTCTAATTTTTTCATTGTTCAATGAAatgtttatgtattgttttcaAGTGGGAATTTAACCAAATTGGTGTCTTGAATTTAATTTGGGGTTGCCTATGTTTTTAGATGGAAAGATTTTCAATAAGCGCACGTGCTTCTTCTATAACACCATGGGACGTGACCTTGGAGGCCTTGACATGAGAGCAGCTGGGAGTGGTCAGTGGAAGGTTTTGGAGAAAG
This is a stretch of genomic DNA from Lotus japonicus ecotype B-129 chromosome 1, LjGifu_v1.2. It encodes these proteins:
- the LOC130731947 gene encoding NAC domain-containing protein 83-like — its product is MTSFEMQEGLITYDMDGSVKLLPGYTFDPTDEVLVNFYLKRRVFAQPLPVQIIPDFDVFQIEPWGLPGKDGKIFNKRTCFFYNTMGRDLGGLDMRAAGSGQWKVLEKAKNVLIPQNHEVIGKRNTLIFWEVQAACYKRTKWVMHEFRLVLIANPSKVKKS